The Glycine soja cultivar W05 chromosome 8, ASM419377v2, whole genome shotgun sequence genome has a window encoding:
- the LOC114423681 gene encoding EPIDERMAL PATTERNING FACTOR-like protein 9 isoform X2 — translation MVFFILSIHRILKKITFLILPGIRTEESVSQSPQPQREPSLEDGNEAWKMRNSRRLMIGSTAPTCTYNECRGCKYKCRAEQVPVEGNDPINSPYHYRCVCHR, via the exons ATGGTTTTCTTCATATTGAGTATTCACAGGATTTTAAAGAAAATCACTTTTCTAATTTTGCCAG GAATTAGAACAGAAGAATCGGTATCTCAATCCCCTCAACCCCAAAGAGAACCAAGTTTGGAG GATGGCAATGAGGCATGGAAAATGAGGAATTCTAGGAGACTAATGATTGGATCCACTGCACCAACTTGTACGTACAATGAATGTAGAGGTTGTAAGTATAAATGCAGAGCTGAGCAAGTGCCTGTAGAGGGAAATGACCCAATTAATAGCCCATACCACTACAGATGTGTTTGTCATAGATGA
- the LOC114423681 gene encoding uncharacterized protein LOC114423681 isoform X1: MLLCLTAHFGSLLSLMVINSPQHRYLSLSLSPSTLPLIFILSTNSYLSLKYIHHQHSYLQSCYCNTKVERMRDTKLPEVVFLLLFTLILASKFTQGIRTEESVSQSPQPQREPSLEDGNEAWKMRNSRRLMIGSTAPTCTYNECRGCKYKCRAEQVPVEGNDPINSPYHYRCVCHR, from the exons ATGCTCCTCTGTCTCACTGCACATTTTGGCAGTCTATTATCTCTTATGGTCATTAATTCACCACAACACcgttatctctctctctctctctctccttcaaCCCTTCCACTCATCTTTATCCTTTCCACAAACTCATATTTATCCCTTAAATACATTCACCATCAACACTCTTACCTTCAAAGTTGTTATTGCAACACAAAAGTGGAAAGAATGAGAGACACAAAACTACCTGAAGTAGTATTCTTGCTACTCTTCACCTTAATTCTTGCATCTAAATTTACGCAAG GAATTAGAACAGAAGAATCGGTATCTCAATCCCCTCAACCCCAAAGAGAACCAAGTTTGGAG GATGGCAATGAGGCATGGAAAATGAGGAATTCTAGGAGACTAATGATTGGATCCACTGCACCAACTTGTACGTACAATGAATGTAGAGGTTGTAAGTATAAATGCAGAGCTGAGCAAGTGCCTGTAGAGGGAAATGACCCAATTAATAGCCCATACCACTACAGATGTGTTTGTCATAGATGA
- the LOC114423683 gene encoding ubiquinone biosynthesis monooxygenase COQ6, mitochondrial, whose product MNRVIKKTVSNICALKVPRKSFCSTEGVKVAGCSIPEVSNDHEKKQAISKVIPQYDIAIVGGGMVGMALSCFLASNPMTKQLSVAIIDSNPALGSSLHIKKEDPPDPRVSTVTPASISFLQDAGAWKYVEQNRHAYFNTMQVWDYTGLGYARYHARDVNKDFLGCVAENKVLHNALLSCVKDSDFKTTIYPLRLSSMTLNTSSMSMAEENPTSKEPPSAQGHGAELQLSDGSSIYAKLVVGADGGKSHVRELAGIKTTGWNYSQNAIICTVEHTYENECAWQRFLPTGPIALLPMGDKFSNIVWTMSPTESNNRKSITEEEFLKDVNYALDYGHGPHPTSSLSGTRDVFSWFKTDATLSTNEFFEIPPKVTRLASERMVFPLSLRHANSYALKRVVLIGDAAHTVHPLAGQGVNLGFGDAFSLSRIIAEGIALGTDIGEVNMLKKYEAERKTANIMMMAILDGVQKAYSIDFGPFNILRAAAFHGANYISPLKRSIISYASGEHKLPIFF is encoded by the exons ATGAACCG AGTGATAAAGAAGACCGTTTCAAATATCTGTGCTCTCAAGGTTCCAAGAAAGTCTTTTTGTAGTACTGAGGGTGTGAAAGTTGCTGGTTGCTCTATTCCAGAGGTTTCCAAT GACCATGAGAAGAAGCAGGCTATTAGCAAAGTTATTCCACAATATGATATTGCTATTGTTGGAGGAGGCATGGTTGGCATGGCTTTATCTTGTTTCTTGG cAAGTAATCCAATGACAAAGCAGTTGAGTGTTGCAATTATTGATAGCAATCCAGCTCTTGGAAGTAGCTTGCACATCAAGAAGGAAGATCCCCCTGATCCAAGAGTCAGTACAGTAACTCCtgcttctatttcttttctccAAG ATGCTGGTGCATGGAAATATGTTGAGCAAAATAGACATGCTTATTTTAATACAATGCAG GTCTGGGATTATACTGGTTTGGGGTATGCTAGATATCATGCAAGAGATGTAAATAAAGACTTTCTAGG GTGCGTGGCAGAGAATAAAGTGCTCCATAATGCCTTATTGTCATGTGTAAAg GATTCTGATTTCAAGACAACAATCTATCCTTTGAGGTTAAGTTCAATGACTTTGAATACAAGCTCTATGTCTATGGCGGAGGAGAATCCAACATCCAAAGAACCACCATCTGCTCAAGGTCATGGTGCAGAACTGCAGCTTAGTGATGGCAGTAGCATATATGCAAAGTTGGTG GTTGGCGCTGATGGAGGAAAATCACATGTTAGGGAGTTAGCAGGAATCAAAACAACTGGATGGAATTACTCCCAGAATGCAATAATCTGCACGGTGGAGCATACTTATGAAAATGAATGTGCATGGCAACGTTTTCTACCAACAGGTCCAATTGCTCTTTTACCCATGGGTGATAAGTTTAGCAATATTGTTTGGACCATGAGCCCAACAGAGTCAAATAACCGCAAGTCAATTACCGAGGAAGAGTTTTTAAAGGATGTGAATTATGCTTTAGATTATGGACATGGACCTCATCCTACATCAAGCTTATCAGGAACTCGAGACGTGTTCTCTTGGTTTAAAACGGATGCAACACTATCAACTAATGAATTCTTTGAAATTCCTCCAAAAGTAACAAGGTTGGCATCTGAAAGGATGGTGTTTCCTTTGTCTTTAAGGCATGCCAATTCCTATGCATTGAAACGTGTGGTTCTTATTGGGGATGCAGCCCACACAGTCCATCCTCTTGCTGGTCAAGGAGTTAATTTGGGTTTTGGAGAtgcattttctctttcaagaattaTTGCAGAGGGGATTGCTTTGGGCACTGATATTGGAGAG GTAAATATGTTAAAGAAGTATGAAGCAGAGAGAAAAACAGCAAATATTATGATGATGGCAATCCTTGATGGCGTCCAAAAAGCCTATTCTATTGATTTTGGACCTTTTAATATTCTGCGAGCTGCAGCCTTCCATGGGGCAAACTATATATCACCACTCAAAAGAAGTATCATTTCCTATGCTTCAGGGGAACATAAATTGCCCATTTTCTTCTGA
- the LOC114423685 gene encoding cytochrome b561 and DOMON domain-containing protein At4g12980-like — protein MASSSPPPSLFFLLLLALFAATASCLTCTTQKLTDSNKKLFSNCLDLPSLDSFLHWTHDPANASLSVAFVAAPPNPGGWVSWGINPSGTGMVGAQVLAAYKAEGTGAVTVKTLDLKSYSAIVPGKLSLDVWDMRGEEVRGVIRIFATVKVPDKAESVNQVWQVGPSVTAGRIDRHDFAPPNINAKGVLSFNGSQSGGGGGGAVDPVTMKKNIHGILNTVSWGVLFPLGVIIARYMRTFPSADPAWFYLHVGCQVSSYAIGVAGWGTGMKLGSQSEGIQYSAHRYIGIFLFSFATLQIFALFLRPVKDHKYRYIWNIYHHSIGYSIIILGIINIFRGFSILHPDQKWKSTYTAVLIALGAVALFLEVITWIVVLKRKSGKSTKTYDGHNNGQSREDPLTI, from the exons ATGGCGTCGTCGTCACCACCACCTTCTCtgttcttcctcctcctcctcgcTCTCTTCGCCGCCACGGCATCCTGCCTCACCTGCACCACCCAAAAGCTCACCGACTCCAACAAAAAGCTCTTCTCCAACTGCCTGGACCTTCCCTCACTCGATTCCTTCCTCCACTGGACCCACGACCCCGCCAACGCCTCCCTCTCGGTGGCCTTCGTGGCGGCTCCGCCCAATCCCGGCGGCTGGGTGTCCTGGGGGATCAACCCCAGCGGCACCGGCATGGTGGGGGCGCAGGTGCTGGCCGCGTACAAGGCGGAGGGCACCGGTGCCGTCACCGTGAAAACGTTGGACCTTAAATCTTACTCTGCCATTGTTCCGGGGAAGCTGTCGTTGGACGTGTGGGACATGAGGGGGGAAGAGGTCAGGGGTGTGATTAGGATTTTCGCGACGGTTAAGGTTCCGGATAAGGCGGAGAGTGTTAACCAGGTGTGGCAGGTGGGGCCCTCGGTTACCGCGGGGAGGATTGACAGGCATGACTTTGCTCCCCCCAATATAAATGCCAAGGGCGTCCTTAGCTTCAACGGGTCGCagagtggtggtggtggtggtggtgccgTCGACCCCGTTACCATGAAGAAaaat ATTCATGGAATTCTAAATACTGTGAGTTGGGGAGTTCTGTTTCCACTTGGAGTGATCATAGCAAGGTACATGAGAACTTTTCCTTCTGCAGATCCAGCGTGGTTCTATCTTCATGTTGGTTGCCAGGTATCGTCTTACGCCATTGGGGTTGCTGGCTGGGGAACTGGCATGAAACTTGGAAGCCAATCAGAGGGGATTCAATACAGTGCTCATCGCTATATTGGAATCTTCCTCTTTTCGTTTGCAACTCtacag ATTTTCGCATTGTTCCTGAGGCCAGTGAAGGATCACAAGTATAGGTACATCTGGAACATCTATCACCACAGCATCGGATACAGCATAATTATCCTGGGAATCATCAACATCTTCAGGGGGTTTAGCATCTTGCATCCTGATCAGAAATGGAAATCAACTTACACTGCAGTGCTCATTGCACTTGGTGCAGTTGCCTTGTTCTTGGAAGTGATCACATGGATTGTTGTGTTGAAGAGAAAGTCTGGCAAGTCCACCAAAACCTATGATGGACACAACAATGGACAATCTAGGGAAGACCCCCTaaccatataa
- the LOC114423687 gene encoding ras-related protein RABA5b isoform X2 has protein sequence MAENGEGGEEYLFKIVLIGDSAVGKSNLLSRFARNEFDSNSKATIGVEFQTQLVEIDGKEIKAQIWDTAGQERFRAVTSAYYRGAVGALVVYDISRRGTFDSIKRWLQELTNSLQSLVLVQFIPQKDVCELKMIAP, from the exons ATGGCGGAGAACGGTGAAGGCGGCGAGGAGTACCTGTTCAAGATAGTGCTGATTGGGGACTCCGCGGTGGGGAAGTCCAACCTCCTCTCGCGGTTCGCGCGGAACGAGTTCGATAGCAACTCCAAGGCCACCATTGGGGTCGAGTTCCAGACGCAGCTCGTCGAGATCGACGGCAAAGAGATCAAGGCGCAGATCTGGGACACTGCGGGACAAGAGAGGTTTCGAGCTGTCACCTCTGCTTACTACAGAGGCGCTGTTGGTGCGCTCGTTGTTTACGATATCAGCAGGAGGGGCACCTTCGACAGCATCAAGCGATGGCTCCAAGAACTCACTA ATTCCCTACAAAGCTTGGTCCTAGTCCAGTTCATACCTCAAAAGGACGTATGTGAG CTCAAAATGATAGCACCGTAG
- the LOC114423687 gene encoding ras-related protein RABA5b isoform X1, translating to MAENGEGGEEYLFKIVLIGDSAVGKSNLLSRFARNEFDSNSKATIGVEFQTQLVEIDGKEIKAQIWDTAGQERFRAVTSAYYRGAVGALVVYDISRRGTFDSIKRWLQELTTQNDSTVARMLVGNKCDLENIREVSTEEGKSLAEEEGLFFMETSALDATNVQTAFEIVIREIYNNISRKVLNSDSYKAELSVNRVSLVNGAGSKQGPSCCSR from the exons ATGGCGGAGAACGGTGAAGGCGGCGAGGAGTACCTGTTCAAGATAGTGCTGATTGGGGACTCCGCGGTGGGGAAGTCCAACCTCCTCTCGCGGTTCGCGCGGAACGAGTTCGATAGCAACTCCAAGGCCACCATTGGGGTCGAGTTCCAGACGCAGCTCGTCGAGATCGACGGCAAAGAGATCAAGGCGCAGATCTGGGACACTGCGGGACAAGAGAGGTTTCGAGCTGTCACCTCTGCTTACTACAGAGGCGCTGTTGGTGCGCTCGTTGTTTACGATATCAGCAGGAGGGGCACCTTCGACAGCATCAAGCGATGGCTCCAAGAACTCACTA CTCAAAATGATAGCACCGTAGCAAGAATGTTGGTGGGAAATAAATGTGACTTGGAGAATATTAGAGAGGTGAGCACAGAAGAGGGCAAAAGTCttgcagaagaagaaggtttGTTCTTTATGGAGACATCTGCACTCGATGCTACCAATGTCCAAACAGCTTTTGAGATTGTTATCCGCGAAATTTACAACAACATCAGCCGTAAAGTCTTGAACTCTGACTCTTATAAGGCTGAGTTGTCTGTGAATCGAGTAAGCCTAGTTAATGGTGCAGGATCAAAGCAAGGTCCTTCTTGTTGTTCTCGATGA